The following are encoded together in the Bradyrhizobium genosp. L genome:
- a CDS encoding sigma-70 family RNA polymerase sigma factor, with translation MSATQAASDDVLIARIAQGDRLAMQVLYGRHHVRVFRFGLRLVRNEQVAEDLISEVFLDVWRQAGKFEGRSAVSTWLLAITRFKALSALRRRKDAELDDEAANAIEDTSDDPETVVQKKDTGDALRKCLTSLSAEHREIVDLVYYHEKSVEDVAEIVGIPENTVKTRLFYARKKLAELLKAAGIERGWP, from the coding sequence TTGAGCGCGACACAGGCGGCTTCAGACGATGTTCTGATCGCTCGGATCGCTCAAGGCGACCGGCTCGCCATGCAGGTGCTTTATGGGCGGCACCATGTCAGGGTGTTCCGCTTCGGGCTTCGGCTCGTGCGGAATGAACAGGTCGCAGAGGATCTCATCAGCGAGGTTTTCCTCGACGTGTGGCGTCAGGCGGGCAAGTTTGAGGGACGTTCCGCCGTTTCAACCTGGCTCCTGGCGATAACCCGGTTCAAGGCGTTGTCTGCGCTGCGGCGCAGGAAAGACGCCGAACTGGACGACGAGGCCGCGAACGCGATCGAGGATACGTCCGACGATCCGGAAACGGTGGTGCAGAAAAAGGATACCGGCGACGCGTTGCGCAAGTGCCTGACGTCACTGTCCGCGGAACACCGGGAAATCGTGGATCTTGTCTATTATCACGAGAAATCCGTGGAAGACGTCGCTGAGATCGTCGGGATTCCGGAGAATACCGTGAAGACGCGCCTGTTTTATGCGCGCAAGAAACTTGCCGAGCTGCTGAAGGCGGCCGGCATCGAGCGAGGTTGGCCATGA
- a CDS encoding DUF2336 domain-containing protein, with amino-acid sequence MSLKSASAPESLLDELQATLAHGTVARRVETLRRVTDLFINGSVNYSDEQIGLFDDVFQCLIEHIETSAKALLANRLAPIDTPPPQTIRTLAFDDLIEVAGPVLTLSPRLDDDTLIETARSKSQAHLLAISNRKNLSGAVTDVLVLRGNDEVIQSTVNNPGAEFTERGFTRLVSRAEGDDDLSTCVGLRPSIPRHLYLKLVAKASDTVRQRLEATIPPQQAKEIPIAVKEATRRARSAPEAVTPDTTIAHALVKSLYQDGRLDEFQLAAFAEAGKFDETNASLAALATVTVAIAENMMMETRAEGVMILAKVSGLSWSTVRAIISLRDDILGGEPTDLQACKETYERLRPSTAQQVLRFHRMQQTAPAA; translated from the coding sequence ATGAGTTTGAAGTCCGCGTCCGCCCCCGAAAGCCTGCTCGACGAGCTGCAGGCGACGCTCGCTCACGGCACCGTCGCCCGCCGCGTCGAGACGCTGCGGCGCGTGACCGACCTCTTCATCAACGGCTCGGTGAATTATTCGGACGAGCAGATCGGGCTGTTCGACGACGTCTTCCAGTGCCTGATCGAGCACATCGAGACATCGGCAAAGGCGCTGCTCGCCAACCGGCTCGCCCCGATCGACACCCCGCCGCCGCAGACCATCCGGACGCTCGCCTTCGACGACCTGATCGAGGTCGCAGGCCCGGTGCTGACGCTGTCGCCGCGGCTTGACGACGACACCCTGATCGAGACCGCGCGCAGCAAGAGCCAGGCCCATCTCCTGGCGATATCCAACCGCAAGAACCTCAGCGGCGCCGTCACCGACGTGCTGGTGCTGCGCGGCAACGACGAAGTCATTCAGAGCACGGTCAACAATCCGGGCGCAGAATTCACCGAGCGCGGCTTCACCCGGCTGGTCAGCCGCGCCGAGGGCGACGACGATCTTTCGACCTGCGTCGGACTGCGCCCGAGCATCCCGCGGCATCTCTACCTCAAGCTGGTCGCGAAGGCCTCCGACACCGTGCGGCAGCGGCTCGAGGCCACGATACCTCCGCAGCAGGCCAAGGAGATCCCGATCGCGGTGAAGGAAGCCACGCGGCGCGCACGCTCGGCGCCCGAGGCCGTCACGCCCGACACCACGATCGCGCATGCCCTGGTCAAATCGCTCTATCAGGACGGCCGGCTCGACGAATTCCAGCTCGCGGCGTTCGCCGAGGCCGGCAAGTTCGATGAAACCAACGCCTCGCTGGCCGCGCTCGCCACCGTCACGGTGGCCATCGCCGAGAACATGATGATGGAGACCCGGGCCGAGGGCGTCATGATCCTCGCCAAGGTGTCGGGCCTGTCATGGTCGACGGTGCGGGCGATCATCAGTCTGCGCGACGACATCCTCGGTGGCGAACCGACCGATTTGCAGGCCTGCAAGGAAACCTACGAGCGGCTGCGGCCCTCGACCGCCCAGCAGGTGCTGCGCTTCCACCGCATGCAGCAGACCGCGCCGGCGGCCTAA
- a CDS encoding NrsF family protein: MDTDQLIRTLAADNAHRERPIGFALMLALLAAAPVSLLIFFAELGVRPDVMTAMHNPFFDLKFAVTLALAASAIAVSLHLSRPEASLRGFGWWLLIPAGILVAAISGEMMMPQRTPMMTRLIGTNSRACMTAIPAMSLPLLAGALYGLRQGAPARPAVAGAVAGMLSAGLAATVYASHCTDDSPLFVATWYTLATAIVATVGALAGRRVLRY, encoded by the coding sequence ATGGATACCGATCAACTCATTCGTACCCTGGCCGCAGACAACGCGCACCGCGAACGTCCGATCGGCTTTGCGCTGATGCTGGCGCTGCTGGCGGCTGCGCCGGTCTCGCTGCTGATCTTCTTCGCCGAGCTCGGCGTCCGGCCCGACGTGATGACCGCGATGCATAATCCGTTCTTCGACCTGAAGTTCGCGGTGACGCTGGCGCTCGCCGCCTCGGCGATCGCGGTCAGCCTGCATCTGTCGCGGCCGGAGGCCTCGCTGCGCGGCTTCGGCTGGTGGCTGTTGATTCCCGCCGGCATCCTGGTTGCCGCGATCAGCGGCGAGATGATGATGCCGCAGCGAACGCCGATGATGACGCGGCTGATCGGGACCAATTCGAGGGCTTGCATGACCGCGATCCCCGCGATGTCGCTGCCGCTGCTCGCTGGCGCGCTCTACGGTCTGCGGCAGGGCGCACCGGCGCGGCCGGCCGTCGCCGGCGCGGTTGCCGGCATGTTGTCGGCAGGGCTCGCTGCGACCGTCTATGCGTCGCACTGCACCGATGACTCGCCGCTGTTCGTGGCGACCTGGTACACGCTGGCGACGGCGATCGTCGCGACGGTGGGCGCGCTCGCGGGCAGGCGGGTGTTGAGATATTAG
- a CDS encoding pyroglutamyl-peptidase I — MSERLRILITGFGPFPGAPFNPTMPLVKRLTQLRRPALDDVALTSHIFHVTYATVDRELPELIAKHRPQALLMFGLAGRTSYLRIESRARNAVTTRFPDAGRQHARKGSIVDGADAHAFGPHSEKLLRAAVATGIDARLSRDAGSYLCNYLSWRAIEAAGGDNGPRLAQFVHVPPLAHDGTAARGTSELTLEALVDAGEAMLMELVKLTRQIALV, encoded by the coding sequence GTGAGCGAGAGGCTGCGCATCCTGATCACCGGCTTCGGCCCATTCCCGGGCGCGCCGTTCAATCCGACCATGCCGCTGGTGAAGCGGCTGACGCAGCTGCGGCGACCGGCGCTCGACGACGTCGCGTTGACGAGCCACATCTTCCACGTCACCTACGCAACCGTCGATCGCGAGTTGCCCGAGCTGATCGCAAAACATCGCCCGCAGGCGCTGCTGATGTTCGGCCTCGCCGGCCGCACCTCGTATCTGCGGATCGAAAGCCGCGCCCGCAACGCAGTAACCACGCGCTTCCCCGATGCCGGCCGCCAGCATGCGCGCAAGGGATCGATCGTCGACGGCGCCGATGCGCACGCATTCGGCCCGCACAGCGAAAAGCTGCTGCGCGCGGCAGTGGCGACCGGGATCGACGCGCGGCTGTCGCGCGATGCCGGCAGCTATCTCTGCAACTATCTGAGCTGGCGCGCGATCGAGGCCGCAGGCGGCGACAACGGCCCTCGCCTCGCGCAATTCGTCCATGTTCCACCGCTCGCCCATGACGGAACGGCAGCGCGCGGCACCTCAGAGCTCACGCTGGAAGCGCTGGTCGATGCCGGCGAAGCCATGCTGATGGAGCTGGTGAAGTTGACCCGGCAGATAGCGTTGGTGTGA
- a CDS encoding GGDEF domain-containing protein: MGSAASSFHGPIAGALDDGRRKLTPDRLARRAKQRRQIQSMIGICFVLDAIVLLIYAHAGTTSVAVATGYALSGLCLVAVYVALSELGFHERFRDHYLVAPQSAINMVNLLLFTYVAPEVGVLFLCNLFVVFGFGALRTSARQTAVIWTIMVLGLAVLFLWTDKPIGMPTGSRVDRLATMLVFALTIGRCMYLGIFSSAMQQSLYQSGLKLKEAYRRIEELAELDELTGAFNRRSIMRMLEEEIARCARSGSACAVALIDLDHFKRINDVYGHPIGDEALRTFSISMFANLRSIDRFGRYGGEEFLLVLPDLSQDQAERALERLRTIIADLDWSAFSPGMKVTISAGVTTLRPRENSDTLLTRADGALYAAKAKGRNRVASA, translated from the coding sequence ATGGGCAGCGCTGCGTCGTCTTTTCACGGTCCAATCGCGGGCGCCCTCGATGACGGCCGCCGCAAGCTGACGCCCGATCGCCTGGCGCGCCGGGCGAAGCAGCGCCGTCAGATCCAGTCGATGATCGGCATCTGCTTCGTGCTCGATGCCATCGTGCTCCTGATCTACGCCCATGCCGGCACCACCTCGGTCGCGGTCGCGACCGGCTACGCCCTCTCCGGCCTCTGCCTCGTGGCGGTCTATGTGGCGCTGTCGGAACTCGGCTTCCACGAGCGCTTTCGCGACCACTACCTGGTGGCGCCGCAATCGGCGATCAACATGGTGAACCTGCTGCTGTTCACCTATGTCGCGCCGGAAGTCGGCGTGCTGTTCCTCTGCAACCTGTTCGTGGTGTTCGGCTTCGGCGCGCTGCGCACCTCGGCGCGGCAGACCGCCGTGATCTGGACCATCATGGTGCTCGGCCTCGCCGTGCTGTTCCTGTGGACCGACAAGCCGATCGGGATGCCGACCGGCAGCAGGGTCGATCGCCTCGCCACGATGCTGGTATTCGCACTGACCATCGGCCGCTGCATGTATCTCGGCATCTTCTCCAGCGCGATGCAGCAATCGCTCTATCAGAGTGGACTGAAGCTCAAGGAGGCCTACCGGCGCATCGAGGAGCTTGCCGAGCTCGATGAGCTGACCGGCGCCTTCAATCGCCGCAGCATCATGCGCATGCTCGAGGAGGAGATCGCCCGCTGCGCCCGCAGCGGCAGCGCCTGCGCGGTCGCGCTGATCGATCTCGACCACTTCAAGCGCATCAACGACGTCTACGGCCATCCGATCGGCGACGAGGCGCTGCGCACGTTTTCGATCAGCATGTTCGCCAATCTGCGCAGCATCGACCGCTTTGGCCGCTACGGCGGCGAGGAATTCCTGCTGGTGCTGCCCGATCTGTCGCAGGATCAGGCGGAGCGCGCGCTCGAGCGGCTGCGCACGATCATCGCCGATCTCGACTGGAGCGCGTTCTCGCCCGGCATGAAGGTGACGATCTCCGCGGGCGTCACCACGCTCAGGCCGCGCGAAAACTCCGACACATTGCTCACGCGCGCCGACGGCGCGCTTTATGCCGCCAAGGCGAAGGGACGCAATCGCGTAGCCAGCGCCTGA
- a CDS encoding sigma-70 family RNA polymerase sigma factor, translated as MREREDEWTGLMRSAISGDDAAYHRLLKAITPVLRAAARRGLARAGQPVDQSEDIVQDILLAVHLKRQTWDSNAPFAPWLFAIARNKLIDALRRRGKRIFVNIDDFAETLPGETPEPSASAGEVAAQLQTLPARQREVLQSIAVDSTSIKDTAAKFSMSEGAVRVALHRGLASLTAKLRDQ; from the coding sequence GTGCGGGAACGTGAGGACGAGTGGACCGGCCTGATGCGGTCGGCCATCTCAGGTGATGACGCAGCCTATCATCGCCTGCTCAAGGCCATCACGCCGGTGCTCCGCGCCGCGGCGCGCCGGGGTTTGGCGCGCGCGGGACAACCGGTCGATCAGTCCGAGGACATTGTGCAGGACATTTTGCTGGCGGTGCATCTGAAGCGACAGACCTGGGACAGCAACGCGCCGTTCGCGCCGTGGCTGTTTGCGATCGCGCGCAACAAGCTGATCGACGCCCTGCGCCGCCGCGGCAAGCGCATCTTCGTCAACATCGATGACTTTGCCGAGACGCTGCCCGGCGAGACGCCGGAGCCGAGCGCCTCGGCGGGCGAGGTCGCGGCCCAGCTGCAGACCCTGCCGGCGCGGCAGCGCGAGGTGCTGCAGTCGATCGCGGTCGACAGCACCTCGATCAAGGACACCGCGGCGAAGTTCTCGATGAGCGAGGGCGCGGTGCGGGTCGCGCTGCATCGCGGGCTTGCCAGTCTCACTGCGAAACTACGGGACCAATGA
- a CDS encoding TIGR03808 family TAT-translocated repetitive protein → MDVNRRRLIGASAAGVAGALAMSPEAARAAASVASLGRDVTQYGVRPGSPDDQTRNLQRAIDDAAHAQVPLAFPPGVYRTGLLRLAPGSQLIGVRGASRLAFNGGASLLAGEGAGGVVLMGLTFDGGNIPLPTRRGLVHCLSGRDIRITDCQFIGSGGNGIWFEQMSGDVSNNIFTDIAITALVSFDAIGLLVSRNTIKGTNDNGIEILRSSIGDDGSIVADNRIEDIKAGPGGSGQYGNAINAFRAGNVIVRGNRIRNCDFSAVRGNSAANIHITDNSVSNVREVALYSEFAFEAAVIANNTVDGAALGVSVCNFNEGGRIAVVQGNIIRNLLPKRPAGTDPNDGAGIGIYVEADTSVTGNVIENAPSFGIVAGWGKYLRDVAISGNVIRNALVGIGVSVVPGAGSALINNNMISETPRGAVVGLDHARPVTSDLSAGGAQQYAQLMVGSNAVRR, encoded by the coding sequence ATGGACGTCAACCGCCGCCGTCTGATCGGAGCATCCGCCGCCGGCGTCGCCGGCGCGCTGGCGATGTCGCCGGAGGCTGCGCGTGCCGCGGCATCGGTCGCCTCGCTGGGCCGCGACGTCACGCAATATGGCGTTCGTCCCGGCAGCCCCGACGACCAGACCCGCAACCTGCAACGCGCGATCGATGATGCTGCGCATGCGCAGGTGCCGCTGGCCTTCCCGCCCGGCGTCTATCGCACCGGCCTGCTGCGGCTTGCGCCCGGCAGCCAGCTGATCGGCGTGCGCGGCGCGAGCAGGCTCGCCTTCAACGGCGGTGCCTCGCTGCTGGCAGGCGAAGGCGCCGGCGGAGTCGTGCTGATGGGCCTGACCTTCGACGGCGGCAACATCCCGCTGCCGACGAGGCGCGGCCTGGTGCACTGCCTGTCCGGCCGCGACATCCGCATCACCGATTGCCAGTTCATCGGCAGCGGCGGCAACGGCATCTGGTTCGAGCAGATGTCGGGCGACGTCAGCAACAACATCTTCACGGACATCGCGATCACGGCGCTGGTGTCGTTCGATGCGATCGGCCTTCTGGTCTCGCGCAACACCATCAAGGGCACCAACGACAACGGCATCGAGATCCTGCGTTCCTCGATCGGCGACGACGGCTCGATCGTCGCCGACAACCGCATCGAGGACATCAAGGCTGGCCCCGGCGGCTCCGGGCAATACGGCAACGCCATCAACGCATTCCGCGCCGGCAACGTGATCGTGCGCGGCAACCGGATCAGGAACTGCGATTTTTCGGCGGTGCGCGGCAATTCGGCCGCCAACATCCACATCACCGACAACAGCGTCAGCAATGTCCGCGAGGTCGCGCTCTATTCGGAGTTCGCGTTCGAGGCGGCCGTGATCGCCAACAACACCGTCGATGGCGCGGCGCTCGGCGTGTCCGTGTGCAATTTCAACGAGGGCGGCCGCATCGCGGTGGTTCAGGGCAACATCATCCGCAATTTGCTGCCGAAGCGGCCAGCCGGGACCGACCCCAATGACGGGGCCGGCATCGGCATCTATGTCGAGGCCGACACATCCGTCACCGGCAATGTGATCGAGAACGCGCCGAGCTTCGGCATCGTCGCCGGCTGGGGTAAGTACCTGCGCGACGTCGCGATCTCGGGCAACGTGATCCGCAACGCCCTCGTTGGCATCGGCGTCTCGGTGGTGCCGGGCGCCGGCTCCGCGCTGATCAACAACAACATGATCTCGGAAACCCCGCGCGGCGCCGTGGTCGGGCTCGATCACGCCCGTCCGGTCACATCCGACCTGTCGGCCGGCGGCGCCCAGCAATATGCGCAGCTGATGGTGGGGTCGAACGCGGTGCGGCGCTGA
- a CDS encoding TIGR03809 family protein, whose translation MTHRTDVARGQEIVARWCNLAEQRLEHLTELFETGRWRRYHTEQAFLENIREARAAVEIWRELLTREASLDNSPIDLSWLGRGKSKLPPRPALPEPAPEHRFDVVALAESTMTAVAAALETAVAVLEDAPAMADAPAPEMPVPMMPPPVLDLDTIQSRYPLLRNAM comes from the coding sequence ATGACACATCGGACTGACGTGGCCAGGGGCCAGGAGATCGTTGCGCGCTGGTGCAACCTGGCCGAACAGCGGCTCGAACACCTGACCGAACTGTTCGAAACCGGCCGCTGGCGTCGCTATCACACCGAACAGGCATTTCTCGAGAACATCAGGGAAGCGCGCGCCGCGGTCGAGATCTGGCGCGAGCTGCTGACGCGCGAAGCTTCGCTCGACAATTCTCCCATCGACCTGTCCTGGCTCGGCCGCGGCAAGTCGAAATTGCCGCCGCGCCCGGCTTTGCCGGAGCCCGCGCCGGAGCACCGGTTCGACGTGGTCGCGCTGGCCGAATCCACCATGACGGCGGTCGCGGCCGCGCTCGAGACGGCGGTTGCGGTGCTGGAAGATGCGCCCGCCATGGCCGACGCGCCGGCGCCGGAGATGCCGGTCCCGATGATGCCGCCGCCGGTGCTCGACCTCGACACGATCCAGTCGCGCTACCCGCTGCTGCGCAACGCGATGTAA
- the meaB gene encoding methylmalonyl Co-A mutase-associated GTPase MeaB — MTLPNKTVVDIRALAPDLRAGHRAALARAITLVESRRGDHQASARELVQKLLPDTGSAVRVGITGSPGVGKSTTIDALGMFLIERGHKVAVLAVDPSSARTGGSILGDKTRMARLAVSDKAYIRPSPSSGTLGGVAAKTREAMLLCEAAGFDVVLVETVGIGQSETAVCDMTDFFLALMLPGAGDELQGIKKGLVELADMIAINKADGDNLKRANLAAADYRSALHILTPRSEHWHPPVETYSALTGAGLDKLWQKILEHRTAMNASGEFAARRREQQVKWMWSMLEGRMMARLRADAAIRSKVKKMEAEVADGRISPAVAAEQIAEMLR, encoded by the coding sequence ATGACCCTGCCAAATAAGACCGTCGTGGACATCCGCGCCCTAGCCCCTGACCTTCGCGCCGGCCACCGCGCCGCGCTGGCGCGGGCGATCACGCTGGTCGAGAGCCGGCGTGGCGATCACCAGGCCTCCGCGCGCGAACTGGTGCAGAAGCTGCTGCCCGACACCGGCAGCGCGGTGCGGGTCGGCATCACCGGCTCGCCCGGGGTCGGCAAGTCGACCACGATCGATGCGCTCGGCATGTTCCTGATCGAGCGCGGCCACAAGGTCGCGGTGCTGGCGGTGGATCCGTCGTCGGCGCGCACCGGCGGCTCGATCCTCGGCGACAAGACCCGGATGGCGCGGCTCGCGGTTTCCGACAAGGCCTATATCCGGCCCTCGCCGTCCTCGGGCACGCTCGGCGGCGTCGCGGCGAAGACCCGCGAGGCGATGCTGCTGTGCGAGGCCGCCGGCTTCGACGTGGTGCTGGTCGAGACCGTCGGCATCGGCCAGTCCGAGACCGCGGTCTGCGACATGACCGATTTCTTCCTGGCCTTGATGCTGCCCGGCGCCGGCGACGAGCTGCAGGGCATCAAGAAGGGCCTGGTCGAGCTCGCCGACATGATCGCGATCAACAAGGCCGATGGCGACAATCTCAAGCGCGCCAACCTCGCCGCCGCCGATTATCGCAGCGCGCTGCATATTCTTACGCCGCGCTCCGAGCACTGGCATCCGCCGGTCGAAACATATTCGGCGCTGACCGGTGCGGGCCTCGACAAGCTCTGGCAGAAGATCCTCGAGCACCGCACCGCGATGAACGCGTCGGGCGAATTCGCCGCGCGACGCCGCGAGCAGCAGGTGAAATGGATGTGGTCGATGCTGGAGGGCCGGATGATGGCGCGGCTGCGCGCCGACGCCGCGATCCGCAGCAAGGTGAAGAAGATGGAAGCCGAGGTCGCCGACGGCCGCATCTCGCCCGCGGTGGCCGCGGAGCAGATCGCGGAGATGTTGAGGTGA
- a CDS encoding enoyl-CoA hydratase translates to MATFEFIIVESKGPVGVITLNRPKMLNALSFGVFREIAAAVDDLEADDKIGCLLVTGSEKAFAAGADIKEMQPKGFIDMFNSDFAAIGGDRIARCRKPVIAAVAGYALGGGCELAMMCDIIIAADTAKFGQPEITLGTIPGIGGTQRLTRAIGKSKAMDLCLTGRMMDAAEAERSGLVSRIVPADKLMEEALAAAEKIASMSRPAAAMAKEAINRAFETPLSEGMSVERNLFHATFALEDRAEGMAAFIEKRKPVNKNR, encoded by the coding sequence ATGGCTACGTTCGAATTCATCATCGTCGAGAGCAAGGGACCGGTCGGCGTCATCACGCTGAACCGGCCGAAAATGCTGAATGCGCTGTCGTTCGGCGTGTTCCGCGAGATCGCGGCTGCAGTCGACGATCTCGAGGCCGACGACAAGATCGGCTGTCTCCTGGTCACCGGCAGCGAGAAGGCCTTTGCGGCGGGCGCCGACATCAAGGAGATGCAGCCGAAGGGCTTCATCGACATGTTCAACAGCGACTTCGCCGCGATCGGCGGCGATCGCATCGCGCGCTGCCGCAAGCCTGTCATCGCCGCGGTCGCCGGTTATGCGCTCGGCGGCGGCTGCGAGCTTGCGATGATGTGCGACATCATCATCGCCGCCGACACCGCCAAGTTCGGCCAGCCCGAGATCACGCTCGGCACCATCCCGGGCATCGGCGGCACACAGCGCCTGACGCGCGCGATCGGCAAGTCGAAGGCCATGGACCTCTGCCTGACTGGGCGGATGATGGATGCCGCGGAGGCCGAGCGTTCGGGCCTGGTGTCGCGGATCGTCCCCGCCGACAAGCTGATGGAAGAGGCGCTTGCCGCCGCCGAGAAGATCGCTTCGATGTCGCGTCCGGCGGCCGCGATGGCCAAGGAGGCCATCAACCGCGCCTTCGAGACGCCGCTGTCCGAGGGCATGAGCGTCGAGCGCAACCTGTTCCACGCGACCTTCGCGCTCGAGGATCGCGCGGAGGGCATGGCCGCGTTCATCGAGAAGCGCAAGCCGGTCAACAAGAACCGCTGA
- a CDS encoding HepT-like ribonuclease domain-containing protein produces the protein MTEMEIVPSIQDRFAHILSAINIIQVELRECSESELANDRSRRLALERLFEMVSVACGHIPYEIKAAETAVDWRCFADIGARLENTRVRIEPEILWGIAGEKLVPLKTCVERRIRA, from the coding sequence ATGACAGAGATGGAAATCGTCCCATCCATACAAGATCGCTTCGCTCACATCCTATCTGCAATCAACATCATCCAAGTCGAGCTGCGCGAATGTTCCGAAAGCGAACTGGCGAATGATCGGTCGCGACGGCTCGCGCTGGAGAGACTGTTTGAGATGGTTAGTGTCGCGTGCGGCCACATTCCGTATGAAATCAAGGCTGCCGAAACCGCGGTTGATTGGCGTTGCTTCGCCGACATTGGCGCTCGTCTTGAAAATACGCGCGTTCGGATCGAACCAGAGATTCTCTGGGGAATAGCCGGGGAAAAGCTCGTGCCGCTCAAGACGTGCGTAGAGCGACGCATTCGGGCATGA
- a CDS encoding acetyl-CoA hydrolase/transferase C-terminal domain-containing protein, protein MPKMYADPEALAEDIVSEVGADLVVGLPLGLGKANHIVNALVARAVADRSINLTLFSALTLEKPKPTSLLERRFIEPVIDRLFGGYPDLAYADALRHGTLPPNIKVIEFFFLAGQWLYQPFAQQHYISANYTHAASYLLARGLNVVPQLVAKRVVDGVARYSLSCNTDTTLDVLRARAQGRASFKLVGQVNSALPFMPGAGDLASDEFAAVLDSPETDFPLFAPPSEPISDTKYAIGLHAAGLVRDGGTLQIGIGQVGDALAQGLVIRHRSNAEFHNIIQRLAPGTAQGAAAETRPFEQGLYGVSEMLFEAFLGLIDAGVLKRDVDGVILHGAFFLGPQSFYRALREMPPDQLARIQMMPVSFTNEIFEDAEAKRRARVDARFVNNAMMATLLGAAVSDGLENGQVVSGVGGQYNFVAQAFALEGARSVLALEATHASGKQAQSNIRWSYGHETIPRHLRDVFVTEYGVADVRGKSDAEVVAAMLEVSDSRFQNELMRQAKDAGKLPRNHEIAAAHRENHPERISAALKPAREAGLLPSFPFGSDFTDVEQRLIPALQILQQAQRTPVQLAGLLWQGMRHPPDASDRECLARLGLDKPTHFAERAYRALVTAALHQSRTH, encoded by the coding sequence AACCACATCGTCAACGCGCTGGTTGCGCGGGCTGTCGCCGACCGCTCGATCAACCTGACGCTGTTCTCCGCGCTGACGCTGGAAAAGCCGAAGCCGACGAGCCTGCTCGAACGGCGCTTCATCGAGCCGGTGATCGATCGGCTGTTCGGCGGCTATCCCGATCTCGCCTATGCGGATGCGTTGCGTCACGGCACCCTGCCGCCCAACATCAAGGTGATCGAGTTCTTCTTCCTTGCCGGGCAATGGCTGTATCAACCGTTCGCGCAACAGCATTACATCTCGGCGAACTACACCCACGCGGCGTCGTATCTGCTGGCGCGCGGGCTGAATGTCGTGCCGCAACTGGTCGCCAAGCGCGTGGTCGACGGCGTTGCGCGCTACAGCCTGAGCTGCAACACCGACACCACGCTCGACGTGCTGCGCGCCCGGGCCCAGGGGCGCGCGTCGTTCAAGCTGGTCGGCCAGGTCAATTCGGCGCTGCCCTTCATGCCCGGCGCCGGCGATCTCGCCTCGGATGAATTCGCTGCGGTGCTCGACAGCCCCGAAACCGACTTCCCGCTGTTCGCGCCGCCATCCGAGCCGATCAGCGACACCAAATATGCGATCGGACTGCATGCCGCGGGTCTGGTGCGCGACGGCGGCACGCTGCAGATCGGCATCGGCCAGGTCGGCGATGCGCTGGCGCAGGGGCTCGTGATCCGGCATCGGAGCAATGCCGAGTTCCACAACATCATCCAGCGGCTTGCGCCCGGCACCGCGCAAGGCGCGGCCGCCGAGACCAGGCCGTTCGAGCAGGGGCTCTATGGCGTGAGCGAGATGCTGTTCGAGGCGTTTCTCGGCTTGATCGATGCCGGCGTCCTCAAGCGTGATGTCGACGGTGTCATCCTGCACGGCGCATTCTTCTTGGGGCCGCAATCATTCTACCGCGCGCTGCGCGAGATGCCGCCGGATCAGCTGGCGCGGATCCAGATGATGCCGGTGTCCTTCACCAACGAGATCTTCGAGGACGCGGAGGCCAAACGCCGCGCCCGCGTCGATGCGCGCTTCGTCAACAACGCGATGATGGCGACGCTGCTCGGCGCTGCGGTTTCGGACGGACTCGAGAACGGTCAGGTGGTGAGCGGCGTCGGCGGCCAGTACAATTTCGTAGCGCAGGCGTTCGCGCTCGAAGGCGCGCGTTCGGTGCTGGCGCTGGAGGCGACCCATGCGTCCGGCAAGCAGGCGCAGTCGAACATCCGCTGGTCCTACGGCCACGAGACCATTCCGCGCCACCTGCGCGATGTCTTCGTCACGGAGTATGGCGTCGCCGACGTGCGCGGAAAATCCGATGCCGAGGTGGTCGCGGCGATGCTTGAGGTCTCGGACTCCCGCTTCCAGAACGAGCTGATGCGGCAGGCCAAGGACGCCGGCAAGCTGCCGCGCAATCACGAGATCGCCGCCGCGCATCGCGAAAACCACCCGGAGCGTATCAGCGCCGCGCTGAAGCCCGCGCGCGAGGCGGGCTTGCTGCCGTCATTCCCGTTCGGCAGCGACTTCACCGATGTCGAGCAGCGCCTGATCCCGGCCTTGCAGATATTGCAGCAGGCCCAACGCACGCCGGTGCAACTGGCCGGCCTGCTGTGGCAGGGCATGCGGCATCCGCCTGATGCATCCGACCGCGAATGCCTGGCGCGGCTCGGCCTCGACAAGCCGACGCATTTTGCCGAGCGCGCCTATCGCGCTCTGGTCACCGCAGCGTTGCACCAAAGCAGGACGCATTAG